A window of the Branchiostoma lanceolatum isolate klBraLanc5 chromosome 13, klBraLanc5.hap2, whole genome shotgun sequence genome harbors these coding sequences:
- the LOC136446947 gene encoding flavin reductase (NADPH)-like has protein sequence MTMRLAVFGASGPTGVEVVQQALARGHDVTALVRDPDKMAGLVPNKELKIEKIDLSSADTVEPHLQDKDIVLSCLGSSIWSWSAVSFYTDSMKVIVTAMRKNKVKRLLCVTSWYTEDDPSHPPPFLIRWVVIPLFLGRILYNMAQMEQYLQGCEDINFTAVRPPMLTMGPVTDMEFRTEEGQQVCEREGVGGMCRADVARFMLSTMASEDWVRKCVAVVAVPKK, from the exons ATGACGATGAGACTGGCAGTGTTTGGGGCCTCTGGCCCTACAG GTGTAGAGGTCGTGCAGCAGGCACTTGCCCGAGGTCACGATGTCACAGCCCTGGTGAGAGACCCTGACAAGATGGCGGGCTTGGTGCCAAATAAGGAgctcaag ATTGAGAAGATCGACTTGTCCTCTGCTGATACTGTAGAACCACATCTGCAAGACAAAGACATCGTCTTATCCTGTCTGGGAA GTAGCATCTGGTCTTGGTCAGCAGTCTCATTTTACACAGACTCCATGAAGGTCATTGTCACTGCCATGAGGAAGAACAAGGTCAAGCGCCTGCTCTGTGTGACCTCTTGGTACACCGAAG ACGACCCTTCCCATCCGCCGCCTTTCCTGATTCGCTGGGTGGTCATACCGCTATTTCTGGGACGGATCCTGTATAACATGGCTCAGATGGAGCAGTACCTGCAGGGCTGTGAAGACATCAACTTCACTGCAGTCAGGCCTCCAATGTTAACAATGGGACCAGTAACTG ACATGGAGTTCCGTACAGAGGAAGGTCAGCAGGTGTGTGAGCGGGAGGGGGTAGGAGGCATGTGTCGTGCAGATGTGGCCAG GTTCATGTTGTCCACTATGGCATCTGAGGACTGGGTGAGGAAATGTGTGGCTGTTGTCGCTGTTCCCAAGAAGTAG